In Acidianus brierleyi, one genomic interval encodes:
- the argF gene encoding ornithine carbamoyltransferase yields MLKGKNLLCLLDLKKEEIEKIMEVSFLMKDNVYSNSIPKSLEGKRISLIFEKPSTRTRVSSETAISLLGGVPIVMNKNDIQWSRGEPVEDTARVLGRMVNGIGARVLNHETLIKLSNFSGLPTFNLLSDLSHPLQALADYMTIKEKFGEYKTIAFVGDGSDNVLVSLMAFAAKLGLEIRVGTPKLLRPREDIWKRIEEEAENSGAIIEFYDDPYEAVRGSFAVYTDVWVSMGQEEIASKKREMLKDYKVTEDLMKYTAKGGIFMHCLPAVRGEEVEGSVIDGNKSAVWDQAENRLYTAMSVFSLFI; encoded by the coding sequence ATGTTAAAAGGTAAAAATCTCTTATGCCTTCTTGATCTCAAGAAAGAAGAGATAGAAAAAATAATGGAAGTCTCATTCTTAATGAAAGACAATGTATATTCGAATTCAATTCCCAAAAGTTTAGAAGGAAAGAGAATATCATTAATATTTGAAAAACCGAGTACTAGAACTAGGGTAAGTTCAGAAACTGCTATTTCTCTTTTGGGAGGAGTTCCGATTGTAATGAATAAAAATGATATCCAATGGAGTAGAGGAGAGCCCGTAGAGGATACTGCTAGAGTTCTTGGAAGAATGGTTAATGGTATTGGAGCTAGGGTTTTAAATCATGAGACATTAATTAAACTTTCAAATTTTTCTGGATTACCTACATTTAACTTGTTAAGTGATCTTTCTCATCCTTTGCAAGCATTAGCAGATTATATGACAATAAAGGAAAAATTTGGTGAATATAAAACTATAGCATTTGTAGGAGACGGAAGTGACAATGTTCTTGTAAGCTTAATGGCTTTTGCAGCTAAATTAGGTTTAGAAATAAGAGTAGGTACTCCAAAATTATTAAGACCTAGAGAAGATATATGGAAGAGAATAGAGGAAGAGGCAGAAAATTCTGGAGCTATAATTGAATTTTATGATGATCCTTACGAAGCTGTTAGAGGTAGCTTCGCTGTTTATACTGATGTATGGGTAAGTATGGGCCAAGAAGAGATTGCTTCGAAAAAAAGAGAGATGCTAAAGGACTATAAGGTTACCGAAGATTTAATGAAATATACTGCAAAGGGCGGAATTTTTATGCATTGCCTTCCCGCGGTTAGAGGAGAAGAAGTAGAAGGTTCTGTAATAGACGGAAATAAAAGTGCTGTTTGGGATCAGGCTGAAAATAGATTATATACTGCTATGTCAGTGTTTTCACTATTTATCTAA
- the thsA gene encoding thermosome subunit alpha — MSSGVPVLLFKEGTSRNSGRDALKNNILAARTLAEMLRSSLGPKGLDKMLIDSFGDVTITNDGATIVKEMEIQHPAAKLLVEAAKAQDSEVGDGTTSAVVLAGLFLEKAESLVDQNIHPTIIIEGFKKAFNKSLELLPQLATKVDVSDLNSATARDALKKIVYTTMSSKFMAEGEELNKIMDIVIDAVTTVAEPLPDGGYNVSLDLIKIDKKKGGTIEDSQLIRGIVLDKEVVHAGMPRRVEKAKIAVLDASLEVEKPEISAKISITSPDQIKAFLDEEAKYLKDMVDKLASIGANVVICQKGIDDIAQHFLAKRGILAVRRVKRSDIEKLEKALGARIISSIKDATPEDLGYAELVEERKVGNDKMVFIEGAKNPKAVNILLRGSNDMALDEAERSINDALYSLRNILMEPYIVPGGGAIELELSARLREYARSVGGKEQLAIEAYADALEEIPMILAETAGLEPISALMDLRARHAKGLTNCGVDVINGKIIDDIYSINVVEPIRVTRQVLKSATEAATSIMKIDDLIAASQLKSSGKGAGAGAGGEGAEGGGAPSMEGLS, encoded by the coding sequence ATGTCATCAGGAGTTCCAGTCTTACTGTTTAAAGAAGGTACTTCAAGAAATAGCGGAAGGGATGCACTTAAAAACAATATACTTGCAGCAAGAACGTTAGCCGAAATGCTTAGATCTAGTTTAGGACCTAAAGGATTAGATAAAATGTTGATAGATAGTTTTGGAGATGTAACTATAACAAATGATGGAGCTACTATAGTAAAAGAAATGGAAATACAGCATCCTGCGGCTAAATTGTTAGTAGAAGCTGCTAAAGCTCAAGATTCCGAAGTTGGAGATGGAACAACTAGTGCAGTAGTCTTGGCAGGCCTATTTTTAGAAAAAGCAGAAAGTCTTGTTGACCAAAATATTCATCCAACTATAATCATTGAAGGTTTCAAGAAGGCTTTTAATAAGTCTTTAGAATTGTTACCTCAATTAGCTACTAAAGTTGATGTAAGCGATTTGAACAGCGCTACTGCCAGGGACGCATTAAAGAAGATAGTATATACTACAATGTCAAGTAAATTTATGGCAGAAGGTGAGGAGTTAAACAAGATAATGGATATAGTAATAGATGCTGTAACTACTGTTGCAGAGCCTTTGCCAGATGGAGGATATAACGTATCGTTGGATCTTATAAAGATTGATAAAAAGAAAGGAGGAACAATAGAAGATAGTCAACTTATACGCGGAATAGTACTAGACAAGGAAGTAGTACATGCTGGAATGCCAAGAAGAGTAGAGAAAGCTAAGATAGCAGTTTTAGATGCCTCATTAGAAGTAGAGAAGCCTGAAATATCTGCAAAAATAAGCATAACTAGTCCAGATCAAATAAAGGCATTCCTTGATGAGGAAGCTAAGTATTTGAAAGACATGGTAGACAAACTAGCTTCAATAGGAGCTAACGTAGTTATATGCCAAAAAGGAATAGATGATATAGCTCAACACTTCTTGGCAAAAAGAGGAATTTTAGCAGTAAGAAGAGTTAAGAGAAGTGATATAGAGAAATTAGAAAAAGCATTAGGAGCTAGAATAATAAGTAGTATAAAGGACGCTACACCAGAAGATTTAGGTTATGCAGAGTTAGTAGAAGAAAGAAAAGTAGGTAATGATAAAATGGTATTTATTGAAGGAGCAAAGAATCCTAAAGCCGTAAATATATTGCTAAGAGGTTCAAATGATATGGCGTTAGACGAAGCAGAGAGAAGTATTAATGACGCACTATACTCTTTAAGAAATATATTAATGGAGCCATATATTGTACCAGGCGGTGGAGCAATAGAATTAGAACTTTCTGCTAGATTAAGGGAATATGCTAGAAGTGTAGGTGGAAAAGAGCAATTAGCTATAGAAGCATACGCAGATGCTCTAGAGGAAATTCCAATGATATTAGCCGAGACTGCAGGACTTGAGCCGATATCTGCATTAATGGATCTAAGAGCTAGGCATGCCAAAGGTTTGACAAATTGTGGAGTAGACGTGATTAATGGTAAGATAATTGATGATATTTATAGCATAAATGTAGTCGAGCCAATAAGAGTAACAAGACAAGTCTTAAAGAGCGCAACTGAAGCAGCAACGTCTATAATGAAAATTGATGATTTAATAGCAGCGTCACAATTAAAGTCTAGTGGAAAAGGAGCAGGAGCAGGCGCTGGTGGAGAAGGAGCAGAAGGTGGAGGAGCTCCATCAATGGAGGGTTTAAGCTAA
- a CDS encoding transcriptional regulator: MSISLPCEFSVKELLPAIRSIIAVKLVKEKGMPIYRASNLMGITPAAVANYMTKKRGVAIRDLIESDERVMSLINDLVDKLAANNADNLSSYYCILCSEGKRALKKKGFDIPACMYETTTIVR; the protein is encoded by the coding sequence ATGTCTATTAGCTTACCATGTGAATTTTCAGTTAAAGAATTACTGCCTGCTATAAGATCTATAATAGCGGTTAAGTTAGTAAAGGAGAAAGGAATGCCAATATATAGAGCGTCAAATCTTATGGGAATAACGCCTGCAGCTGTTGCCAATTATATGACTAAAAAGAGAGGAGTTGCTATACGGGATTTGATTGAAAGTGATGAGAGAGTAATGTCGCTTATAAATGATCTTGTAGATAAGTTAGCTGCAAATAATGCCGATAATCTATCTTCTTACTATTGTATATTATGTTCAGAAGGTAAAAGAGCTCTAAAGAAGAAAGGGTTTGATATACCTGCGTGTATGTATGAAACTACTACGATTGTTAGATAA
- a CDS encoding DUF4443 domain-containing protein, with product MDLMKVIEEAVKPKQGNKPKYEEPHVILALETINKEQPIGRLSLMKKLNLSEAPIKTLLKRLREIGIIKVDKVGGAELTEEGKNLVDEWNNKIFISHVNLNSIKWKSIEIILKNGRNILDKIGVIPLRDSIIKTGADSVLIAILTDKGIELPPKTDELSIGDLLNEIKNNCTFCNKNDLIVFIIPEDNYIAYKVALLLIKYESGISS from the coding sequence ATGGATCTCATGAAAGTTATAGAAGAAGCAGTAAAGCCTAAGCAAGGTAATAAGCCAAAGTACGAGGAACCGCACGTAATCTTAGCATTAGAAACCATAAATAAAGAACAGCCTATAGGAAGACTTAGTTTAATGAAAAAGCTGAATCTCTCAGAAGCCCCTATAAAAACATTACTTAAAAGATTGAGAGAGATAGGAATAATCAAGGTAGATAAAGTAGGAGGCGCTGAACTTACTGAAGAAGGTAAAAATTTAGTAGATGAATGGAATAATAAGATATTTATTTCACATGTAAATTTAAATAGTATAAAATGGAAATCTATTGAAATAATTCTGAAAAATGGTAGAAATATTTTGGATAAAATAGGTGTTATACCATTAAGAGATTCAATAATTAAGACAGGAGCAGATTCTGTATTAATAGCTATATTGACAGATAAAGGAATAGAGCTGCCACCAAAAACAGATGAGCTTTCTATAGGAGATTTACTTAATGAGATAAAAAATAACTGTACTTTTTGTAATAAAAACGATTTGATAGTTTTCATTATTCCAGAAGATAACTATATTGCATACAAAGTTGCACTACTTTTAATTAAATATGAAAGTGGGATTTCTAGTTAA
- a CDS encoding adenosylcobalamin-dependent ribonucleoside-diphosphate reductase, with product MQASASILSLNKISVIKRDGNKEEFKLEKILSKLGFIPDKVMEGITNDVMQIAKDNIIDSRTLADIVERNLIENSLEYPELLDLAKRFVLSRIYNHVYGKGKWKDFDQKDLLLSYNALKVLEARYLLKDPNTLRYIETPQMMFRRVAKFLSNVEKIYGKSEEEIHHIEEKFYEKMSELKFLPNTPTLMNSGTRLGILSACFVLPVKDSMTTSQGDGIYDTLRAMALVHQQGGGTGFDFSELRPKGDIVASTAGVASGPVSFMKIFDVSTDVVKQGGKRRGANMGVMHVWHSDIEDFIHAKTGQLKDVQLQNFNISVGVYDYFMDKVEKGEEVPLITPRKTKIPGTDHDYYIVKARNYMNEEWVQEEILSELEEKGSVYLDESKIVTVDEALYIAEKEGAIIRWINARTIFDEIVKGAWDGGDPGLLFIDEINRRHPVWYLGKIQATNPCGEEPLLSWESCNLGSINLEKFVKGEEKVYVDWDGLADTIKYAVRLLDNVIDANRYPLKQVEDGTKRTRKVGLGVMGLARMLIKLGIPYDSVDAVYFSYQLSKFIYYHAFKASIELAREKGSFPAYDPTRYREIWDSSRPFDYLLSVTGINETPSTRIKELTKIVDSLDFSALKKDRITFGLRNSTVVSIAPTGTISIIAGTSSSIEPLFALAFIRNVAVGKFMEIDPLFLDYLRRYELDNSEVVKKVAETGTVAENPFMPSTIRKLFRTAHEVSPEFHVLHQAAWQQWNDSGTSKTINLRTEEPPETVEKVYMIAWKLGIKGITIYRDKSKSQQVIYFGIKKEREEKEKRQQLIPSGMRLEKKYVEVSENYAGGCKTCEL from the coding sequence ATGCAAGCTAGTGCTAGCATTCTCTCTCTTAATAAGATCTCAGTGATAAAGCGGGATGGTAACAAGGAAGAGTTTAAACTTGAGAAGATTTTATCCAAGCTGGGCTTTATTCCAGATAAGGTCATGGAGGGAATAACTAACGATGTAATGCAGATTGCTAAAGATAATATTATAGACTCTAGGACATTAGCTGATATAGTTGAAAGGAATCTTATTGAGAATTCTCTTGAATATCCAGAACTCTTGGATTTAGCTAAGAGATTTGTTTTATCTAGAATATATAATCATGTTTATGGTAAAGGAAAGTGGAAAGACTTTGATCAAAAGGATCTTCTTCTTTCATATAATGCTCTAAAAGTGTTGGAAGCTCGTTATTTATTAAAGGATCCTAACACGTTACGTTATATAGAGACACCTCAAATGATGTTTAGAAGAGTAGCTAAGTTCCTTTCAAATGTAGAAAAAATATATGGGAAAAGTGAAGAAGAGATTCATCATATTGAAGAAAAGTTTTATGAAAAAATGAGTGAATTGAAATTCTTGCCTAATACGCCAACTCTTATGAATAGTGGTACAAGGTTAGGTATTCTTTCAGCGTGTTTTGTACTTCCTGTAAAAGACTCTATGACTACTTCTCAGGGAGACGGAATATATGATACATTAAGGGCTATGGCTCTAGTTCATCAGCAGGGTGGAGGTACTGGATTTGATTTCTCTGAACTCAGGCCTAAAGGAGACATAGTAGCTTCAACAGCAGGCGTAGCTTCCGGTCCCGTATCTTTTATGAAAATATTTGACGTTTCTACAGATGTTGTAAAACAAGGTGGTAAGAGACGAGGCGCTAATATGGGTGTAATGCATGTATGGCATTCTGATATAGAGGATTTTATCCATGCTAAAACTGGTCAGCTTAAAGATGTGCAATTACAGAATTTCAATATTTCTGTAGGCGTATATGATTATTTTATGGATAAAGTAGAAAAAGGTGAAGAAGTACCTCTTATTACTCCTAGGAAAACTAAGATACCTGGTACTGACCATGATTATTATATAGTAAAAGCAAGAAATTACATGAACGAAGAATGGGTACAAGAAGAGATATTAAGTGAATTAGAAGAAAAAGGTTCAGTCTATCTAGATGAGAGTAAGATTGTTACAGTGGATGAAGCGCTATATATTGCCGAAAAAGAAGGCGCTATAATTAGGTGGATTAACGCTAGAACTATTTTTGACGAAATAGTAAAAGGTGCATGGGACGGAGGAGATCCAGGACTTCTTTTTATTGACGAAATAAATCGAAGGCACCCAGTATGGTATCTAGGTAAAATTCAAGCTACTAACCCATGTGGAGAAGAACCTCTTTTATCTTGGGAATCCTGCAATCTAGGTTCTATTAATCTTGAGAAATTTGTAAAAGGAGAAGAAAAAGTCTATGTTGATTGGGATGGTTTAGCAGATACTATAAAATATGCTGTTAGATTGCTGGACAACGTAATAGATGCTAATAGGTATCCTTTAAAACAGGTAGAAGATGGCACTAAGAGAACAAGGAAAGTTGGTTTAGGTGTTATGGGGTTAGCTAGAATGCTAATAAAACTTGGAATCCCTTATGATAGTGTCGATGCAGTGTACTTTTCATATCAGTTATCTAAGTTTATTTATTATCATGCATTTAAGGCATCTATAGAACTTGCAAGGGAAAAAGGATCATTCCCAGCATATGATCCTACAAGATATAGAGAAATATGGGATTCTTCTAGGCCGTTTGACTATCTTCTTTCAGTTACTGGAATTAATGAGACTCCTTCAACGAGGATAAAAGAACTTACTAAGATTGTAGACTCACTTGATTTTTCTGCACTTAAAAAGGACAGAATAACTTTTGGATTAAGAAATTCTACAGTAGTTTCTATAGCACCTACAGGCACAATTTCTATAATTGCGGGTACATCATCTTCTATAGAGCCGCTCTTTGCTTTAGCGTTTATCAGAAACGTAGCTGTAGGTAAATTTATGGAGATAGATCCATTGTTTTTGGATTACTTAAGAAGATATGAATTAGATAACTCAGAAGTTGTTAAAAAGGTAGCAGAAACTGGGACGGTAGCCGAAAATCCATTTATGCCTTCTACGATAAGGAAATTATTTAGGACAGCTCATGAGGTATCTCCGGAATTTCATGTCTTGCATCAGGCAGCGTGGCAACAATGGAATGATTCTGGAACTTCAAAAACAATAAATCTTAGGACAGAAGAACCACCAGAAACTGTAGAGAAAGTATATATGATAGCGTGGAAGTTAGGAATAAAAGGAATAACAATCTATAGGGATAAATCGAAATCGCAGCAAGTAATATACTTTGGAATAAAGAAAGAGAGAGAAGAGAAAGAGAAAAGACAACAACTTATCCCATCTGGAATGAGGTTAGAGAAGAAATATGTTGAAGTTAGCGAAAATTATGCAGGCGGATGTAAAACTTGTGAATTGTAA
- a CDS encoding replication initiator protein WhiP, translating into MKGDDDINEIAEEITKQYLKGSPRSKLVEAVIVLLHARPLRTSEIASNLGYETKYISSYLSYWKRKGLVYQEGGRWYLSPDGENLAKSIVDSYSNSRFREMLVIAKQVLEPVNQSINNNNSQKDTKNGKEVLSFIDSKTSNKINKRQDRDITVCISEILEKLDADERDILIFLVNRYKQWQSTYIYIDQLQEEYKADSTWLFKVLRNLQTKRIIYLYNDPRLGFRIGFSQSFKRRIENC; encoded by the coding sequence ATGAAAGGAGACGACGATATTAATGAAATTGCTGAAGAGATAACAAAACAGTATCTTAAAGGTTCTCCTAGATCTAAGCTAGTCGAAGCAGTTATTGTCCTCCTTCATGCTAGGCCATTAAGAACTTCTGAAATAGCGTCGAATTTAGGTTATGAGACAAAATACATAAGCAGCTATCTAAGTTATTGGAAAAGAAAAGGCTTAGTCTATCAAGAAGGAGGAAGATGGTATTTATCTCCAGATGGAGAGAATTTAGCGAAATCAATAGTAGATTCATATTCTAACTCTAGATTTAGAGAAATGCTAGTAATAGCTAAACAAGTACTAGAACCAGTTAATCAGTCAATAAACAACAACAATTCACAAAAAGACACAAAAAACGGTAAGGAAGTTTTGTCGTTTATTGACTCTAAAACCAGTAATAAAATCAATAAACGACAAGATAGAGATATAACGGTTTGTATATCAGAAATTCTAGAAAAATTAGACGCTGATGAAAGAGATATATTAATATTCCTAGTAAACAGATATAAACAATGGCAATCTACTTATATTTATATAGATCAGTTACAAGAAGAATATAAAGCAGATTCTACTTGGCTCTTTAAGGTTCTAAGAAATCTACAGACAAAACGAATAATATATCTATATAATGATCCTAGATTAGGTTTTAGAATAGGTTTTTCACAATCGTTTAAACGAAGGATAGAAAACTGCTGA
- a CDS encoding arginine--tRNA ligase: MNIIREAKKEASQIISKAIGINEDIILNNIEYPPKGDLGDLALPLPSVTKNFNVNVTGKGYYIKNIERSGVFINIFLDESKIFTTIFSNFDEKYGIEKSENPKKIVVEHTSANPIHPLHIGHLRNSILGDTLVRLLRARGHDVNSRFYVNDSGRQVAILIYGLSKLNYPEPPSNIKKDEWLGLIYAMTNVIIEIKKITDELKNSGENEYKEKISKRDELVATANELRERNQEYFDILTENIMKDIDPEKEILEIIKKYETGDANTKVIVRKYVSYAIDGFLESLDRLHISFDVFDYESDILWSGEVKQILNIALDSPAKINYKGTWALDLQNFIDDKTREELNIPKDLELPPLVLMRSDGTTLYTLRDVAYTFRKFSDFKADIVINVIAEQQYMPQIQLRASLYILGYPEYARNLLHYSYGMVNLQGMRMSGRLGKYISLDDIYDKVKEVVETKIKEKKGNVENLNEIVNSAIRYAIVSVSANKPISFNISKITNLEENSGPYLQYTYARAYNILSKVNEKLDLSKADLNELSGDKRKILIMISKFPEIFGKAADDMKPEILAIYLRQFSDLFNSWYDKERVLQETDENKRTTRIYLVKGVEGVLRNGLEILGITPLSRM; encoded by the coding sequence GTGAATATCATAAGGGAAGCTAAAAAAGAGGCCTCACAGATAATATCAAAGGCTATTGGAATAAACGAGGACATAATTTTAAATAATATTGAATATCCACCTAAAGGAGATTTAGGAGACTTAGCTTTACCTTTACCTTCAGTTACTAAGAATTTTAATGTGAATGTAACTGGAAAAGGATATTATATTAAAAATATTGAAAGATCTGGAGTGTTTATTAATATATTTCTTGATGAATCAAAAATATTTACTACAATATTTTCTAATTTTGACGAAAAATACGGTATTGAAAAATCTGAAAATCCTAAAAAAATTGTAGTAGAACATACAAGTGCTAATCCAATACACCCATTGCACATAGGTCATTTAAGAAATTCAATACTAGGAGATACTTTAGTAAGATTATTAAGAGCCAGAGGACATGATGTAAATTCTAGATTCTATGTTAACGATAGCGGAAGGCAAGTTGCTATTTTAATCTATGGTCTTTCTAAATTGAACTATCCTGAGCCTCCTTCAAATATTAAAAAAGACGAATGGTTAGGTTTAATATATGCTATGACAAATGTAATAATCGAAATAAAGAAAATTACTGACGAGTTAAAAAATTCTGGAGAAAATGAGTATAAAGAAAAAATTTCCAAGAGGGACGAACTTGTAGCTACAGCTAATGAATTGAGAGAGAGAAATCAAGAATATTTTGATATTTTAACTGAAAATATTATGAAAGATATTGATCCAGAAAAGGAAATTCTTGAGATTATAAAGAAATATGAGACTGGAGACGCAAACACTAAGGTTATAGTAAGGAAATATGTAAGCTATGCTATAGATGGGTTTTTGGAAAGTTTAGATAGACTTCACATCTCATTCGATGTATTTGATTATGAAAGTGATATTTTATGGTCGGGCGAGGTTAAACAAATACTCAATATTGCTCTCGACTCGCCTGCAAAAATAAACTACAAGGGCACATGGGCTTTAGACCTTCAAAATTTTATAGACGATAAAACTAGAGAAGAATTAAATATTCCTAAAGATCTTGAGCTTCCGCCTTTAGTTTTAATGAGATCTGACGGGACAACATTATATACATTACGGGATGTAGCATATACTTTTAGGAAATTTTCTGACTTTAAGGCAGATATTGTAATTAATGTTATAGCAGAACAACAGTATATGCCACAGATACAGCTAAGGGCTTCATTATATATCTTAGGATATCCTGAATATGCTAGAAACTTGTTACACTATTCGTACGGAATGGTTAATTTACAAGGTATGAGAATGAGTGGTAGATTAGGTAAATATATATCGTTAGATGATATTTACGATAAAGTAAAAGAAGTAGTGGAAACTAAAATAAAAGAAAAGAAGGGAAACGTAGAAAACTTGAATGAGATTGTTAATTCAGCCATAAGATACGCGATAGTTTCAGTTTCTGCAAATAAGCCTATATCATTTAATATTTCTAAAATAACTAATCTTGAAGAAAACAGTGGGCCATATCTTCAGTATACATATGCTAGAGCATATAATATCCTTTCAAAAGTTAACGAGAAATTAGATTTAAGTAAAGCTGATTTGAATGAACTTTCTGGAGACAAAAGGAAAATACTGATTATGATATCTAAGTTTCCGGAAATTTTTGGAAAAGCCGCAGACGATATGAAACCTGAAATTTTGGCTATTTATCTAAGACAATTTTCTGACTTATTTAATTCATGGTATGATAAGGAAAGAGTTCTACAAGAAACTGATGAGAATAAAAGAACTACTAGAATTTATCTAGTGAAAGGAGTAGAGGGAGTTTTAAGAAACGGGTTAGAAATTTTGGGGATAACGCCTTTATCAAGAATGTAA
- a CDS encoding ATP-NAD kinase family protein has translation MKVGFLVNPYAGSGGRLGKKGSDNIYIENPEIPIRVKRFINNLPSTITYFTPRFKMGEIYFTNSLIRPFVINCGKERSTREDTIASVKIMQELGVDIIVFVGGDGTARDIAGSLNKQIPILGVPAGVKMHSGVFASTPEAAAKILTDFNDGRAKIVKAEVLDIDEEEYRKGIFYVKLYYVVNSVSSGNLLTPGKEEYNYSTDDISEYIIENMNNDTYYILGPGKTVKDIEEKLGYSPNFLSTDVFLGKKLLLSNVSYFDLLKITGELKLILTPIGGQGFLIGRGNQEIGPSILRKIGKNNIIVVSSIEKLRKIECLRIDTGDLEVDNMLQGVYKVVVGYNEFMAIRTCSNT, from the coding sequence ATGAAAGTGGGATTTCTAGTTAACCCTTATGCCGGAAGCGGTGGTAGATTAGGCAAGAAAGGAAGTGATAATATATACATAGAGAATCCTGAAATACCTATAAGAGTTAAAAGATTTATCAATAATTTACCTTCTACGATTACTTATTTTACTCCCCGGTTTAAGATGGGAGAAATATATTTCACTAACTCATTAATTAGGCCATTTGTAATTAATTGTGGTAAGGAACGGTCTACAAGAGAAGATACAATAGCTAGCGTGAAAATTATGCAAGAACTAGGAGTAGATATTATAGTCTTTGTAGGTGGAGATGGTACAGCAAGAGATATAGCTGGAAGCCTAAACAAGCAGATACCTATCCTAGGAGTTCCAGCGGGAGTAAAAATGCATAGTGGAGTTTTTGCCTCTACACCAGAAGCTGCTGCAAAAATACTAACAGATTTTAATGATGGCAGAGCTAAAATAGTAAAAGCGGAGGTTCTAGATATTGATGAAGAAGAATATCGGAAAGGAATTTTTTATGTAAAATTATATTATGTTGTAAATAGTGTAAGTTCAGGAAATCTACTCACTCCTGGAAAGGAAGAATATAATTATTCTACTGACGATATCTCAGAATATATTATTGAAAACATGAATAATGATACATATTATATTCTAGGTCCAGGTAAGACTGTAAAAGATATTGAAGAAAAGCTAGGTTATTCACCCAATTTTCTTTCTACGGATGTATTTTTAGGAAAAAAGTTGTTACTATCTAACGTATCTTATTTTGATTTATTGAAAATAACCGGGGAGTTAAAACTAATTTTGACACCTATAGGAGGTCAAGGATTCTTAATAGGAAGGGGAAATCAGGAAATAGGCCCATCAATTCTAAGAAAGATAGGTAAAAATAATATAATAGTAGTGTCATCAATTGAAAAATTAAGAAAAATAGAATGTCTCAGAATTGATACTGGAGATCTTGAAGTAGACAATATGCTACAAGGTGTTTATAAAGTAGTAGTAGGTTATAACGAGTTTATGGCGATAAGAACATGCAGTAATACATAA